The following coding sequences are from one Lysinibacillus sp. FSL W8-0992 window:
- a CDS encoding GGDEF domain-containing protein yields the protein MQIGEVIENVLSIDEFVKNKEVDLLFTSNPSLRSVVVVRDSKPIGHITRTHFYQKIGTRYGYNLFMGRQNQLIMKENPLIVDYSTPIIEVSTDAMDRRAEDLYDDVIVIKKGLYLGVVSIRELLLKLVETQVAIASFLNPLTSLPGNKLIEEKLEKALQLEKYSLIYFDLDHFKTYNDTYGFNRGDKILLYLTDILNRNITGIEDFLGHIGGDDFVAILPHYEVASICQTIIEEFDAQIIDFYELEDLVQLQVPNRVGKLERFTCTSLSIAVITNEYQQFTSVNQLSDAVTRLKKECKKIYGSCYLINDKKTYLVH from the coding sequence ATGCAGATAGGGGAAGTCATAGAAAACGTTCTTAGTATTGATGAATTTGTAAAAAACAAAGAAGTAGATTTACTTTTTACGAGCAATCCATCATTGCGCAGTGTTGTTGTTGTAAGAGATAGCAAACCAATTGGACATATTACACGCACACATTTCTATCAAAAAATTGGTACACGTTATGGTTATAACTTATTTATGGGGCGGCAAAATCAACTTATTATGAAAGAAAATCCTCTAATTGTAGATTATAGTACACCTATTATTGAAGTGAGTACGGATGCGATGGACCGACGAGCAGAGGACCTATATGATGATGTTATTGTTATTAAAAAAGGTTTATATTTGGGTGTAGTTAGTATTAGAGAACTGCTGTTAAAGCTTGTAGAGACACAAGTAGCGATTGCAAGCTTTTTAAATCCTCTGACAAGCTTACCTGGCAATAAGTTAATTGAAGAAAAACTAGAAAAGGCACTACAGCTTGAAAAATATAGTCTGATTTATTTTGATTTAGATCATTTTAAAACTTATAATGACACCTATGGTTTTAATAGAGGAGATAAGATTTTGCTTTATTTAACAGATATCCTTAATAGAAACATTACAGGAATAGAAGATTTTTTAGGGCATATAGGTGGCGATGATTTTGTTGCTATTCTCCCGCATTATGAAGTAGCAAGCATTTGCCAAACAATTATTGAAGAGTTTGATGCCCAAATAATTGATTTTTATGAGCTTGAAGATTTGGTGCAATTACAAGTCCCAAATAGAGTTGGGAAATTAGAGCGTTTTACATGTACATCATTGTCCATTGCTGTTATTACAAATGAGTATCAGCAATTTACTTCAGTTAATCAATTGTCAGATGCAGTAACACGTTTAAAAAAAGAATGTAAAAAAATATATGGAAGCTGTTATTTAATTAATGACAAAAAAACCTACCTCGTTCACTAA
- a CDS encoding EAL domain-containing protein: protein MESAVRQNVKTNSFFLYLNHLYEQHQNNTLYIKRFKTLKKIIETKDLHTFFQPIMNLQTKETMGFEALNRPTPSDLFSSVDQFYEFVGQTDCVFLFECFCRNLSLQRFKERLHGEMLNKDFMLFLNIHPNVLLDKKYNSGETLQLLKELGIKPQQVVFELTERSAVLDFVEFERVLSHYRSQGYRIAVDDMGSGYNSLKTLIYLKPEFIKLDRSLIQFIDKNSEQQQLVTLLMTYAEQAETKIIAEGIERQEELDYLQDIGIHYAQGYAIGKPSKDIHFGEIRVDDYADRGSHRKRS, encoded by the coding sequence ATGGAGTCTGCTGTGAGACAAAACGTAAAAACAAACAGTTTCTTTTTATATTTAAATCATTTATATGAACAGCATCAAAACAATACTTTATATATAAAACGTTTCAAGACATTGAAAAAAATTATTGAGACTAAAGATTTACATACTTTTTTTCAACCAATTATGAACTTACAAACGAAAGAAACAATGGGATTTGAGGCGCTGAATCGACCGACGCCTTCCGACTTATTTAGTAGTGTCGACCAATTTTATGAATTTGTAGGGCAAACAGACTGCGTATTTTTATTTGAATGCTTTTGTCGAAACCTTTCATTGCAACGTTTTAAAGAGCGTCTTCATGGAGAAATGCTGAATAAAGATTTTATGCTCTTTCTCAATATCCATCCGAACGTATTACTAGATAAGAAATATAATAGTGGTGAGACATTACAATTGTTAAAAGAGCTAGGCATTAAGCCGCAGCAAGTAGTGTTTGAATTAACAGAGCGCAGTGCTGTGTTAGATTTCGTGGAGTTTGAACGAGTATTATCACATTATCGTTCACAGGGCTATCGTATTGCGGTGGATGATATGGGATCTGGCTACAATAGCTTAAAAACACTTATTTATTTAAAGCCCGAATTTATTAAGTTGGATCGCTCATTAATTCAATTTATCGATAAAAACAGTGAGCAGCAGCAGCTTGTTACATTACTTATGACGTACGCTGAGCAAGCAGAAACGAAAATTATTGCAGAAGGTATTGAACGGCAAGAGGAGCTCGATTATTTACAAGACATTGGCATCCATTATGCACAGGGATATGCAATAGGGAAGCCATCAAAAGACATACATTTTGGGGAAATAAGGGTGGATGACTATGCAGATAGGGGAAGTCATAGAAAACGTTCTTAG
- a CDS encoding amidase: MKTDLHLKSVEELAPLIENKTLSPVELTKEILNFAEESQPKINSYMAFYHEEAIENAKLAEQEIINGNYRGMYHGIPMALKDNLYFKDKITTMSSKIHKDFVSNYDATVVEKLRDAGVIFTGKLSMHEYAWGITNNNPHYGPVRNPWDLDKIPGGSSGGSGAAVAAGASVASLGTDTAGSIRIPSSACGIVGLKPTHGRVSKFGCYPLAWSLDHIGPMTKTVKDAAAMLEIISGFDHRDPTCVDVPVDNYLNQLSGNVKDLVIGVNEDYFFNRVDSDVERAVRASIQNLVDQGAKVEVVKIPSLQYAEWAELVTSLSEASAIHHSDLQKRPQDFGDDIRLLFELGELPSAVDYLQAQQVRRQIKQEFTQIFNQVDVLISPTLPIVANTIGDDFAELNGEKVDLIDNIIRFTGPSNLTGLPALSVPCGFKGNLPIGLQIIGPAFNEGRILNVGYAIEQTNPLKNRKPNLFANI, from the coding sequence TTGAAAACTGATTTACATTTAAAATCTGTAGAAGAACTGGCGCCATTAATCGAAAACAAAACACTTTCTCCTGTCGAATTGACGAAAGAAATTTTAAATTTTGCTGAAGAAAGCCAGCCAAAAATTAATTCTTACATGGCCTTTTACCACGAAGAGGCTATAGAGAATGCCAAATTGGCAGAGCAAGAAATTATAAATGGAAATTACCGAGGAATGTACCATGGAATTCCGATGGCACTAAAAGATAATTTATACTTTAAAGATAAAATAACGACGATGTCTTCAAAAATTCATAAAGATTTCGTCTCAAATTATGATGCGACCGTTGTTGAAAAGCTTCGGGATGCAGGTGTTATTTTCACAGGGAAATTAAGTATGCACGAATACGCATGGGGCATTACAAATAATAATCCTCATTATGGACCTGTACGTAACCCATGGGATCTTGATAAAATTCCTGGCGGCTCAAGTGGTGGTTCAGGAGCAGCAGTAGCGGCAGGTGCAAGTGTAGCCTCATTGGGAACAGATACAGCAGGTTCTATCCGCATCCCTTCTTCAGCGTGTGGTATCGTTGGCTTAAAACCTACTCATGGTCGTGTAAGTAAATTTGGTTGTTACCCGCTTGCTTGGAGTTTAGATCATATTGGACCTATGACAAAAACGGTAAAAGACGCCGCAGCTATGCTCGAGATTATTTCAGGCTTCGATCATCGAGACCCTACATGTGTAGATGTACCTGTAGATAATTATTTAAATCAGCTTTCTGGCAATGTGAAAGATTTAGTCATTGGTGTTAATGAGGATTATTTCTTTAACCGCGTTGACTCAGACGTTGAACGTGCGGTTCGCGCAAGTATTCAAAATCTAGTAGACCAAGGAGCAAAGGTGGAAGTTGTCAAAATCCCATCCTTGCAATATGCAGAATGGGCAGAGCTCGTTACTTCCCTATCTGAGGCGTCTGCTATCCATCACTCAGATTTACAAAAGAGACCACAAGATTTCGGTGATGATATTCGTCTGTTATTTGAGCTAGGTGAATTACCTTCAGCTGTTGATTATTTACAAGCTCAACAAGTACGTAGACAAATTAAACAAGAGTTTACGCAAATATTCAATCAAGTGGATGTCTTAATTTCACCGACATTACCAATTGTTGCGAATACAATTGGCGATGACTTTGCAGAGCTAAACGGCGAAAAGGTCGACTTAATCGACAATATTATTCGCTTCACTGGGCCAAGTAACTTAACTGGATTACCAGCACTTTCTGTTCCATGTGGATTTAAAGGGAATTTGCCAATCGGCTTACAAATTATTGGACCAGCATTTAACGAAGGTCGTATCCTAAACGTAGGCTATGCAATTGAGCAAACAAATCCATTAAAAAATCGAAAGCCTAACCTTTTTGCTAACATTTAA
- a CDS encoding PucR family transcriptional regulator, with protein MNVKNFLQLPITKDFTVVAGSNGLHKPVQNVEILDFEFSPDIETVRETIFTPNSVILSSLLFAKQQPDYLLNAVKSLIQLEASALAYKPVIYNDLPDEVLALANAHHFPILRFGGDEFFEKIILETMAYAKTQDYAFFLETIMKRLINEEVTDEQITSFLQQLNKPFEKYMFVANLQMKSLTNAEWMQPFLQLELLLKSGVICKYKNSIFILVTNQSQHFQFEKFLNEWLTMYDLSTDELIVGYSQVHVTQTELHLAVREAFFARIMAEMDMTPTCHYNHLGSDILLIELHRKDPHFVMNYVNDYLGPLLDEKADVDLINTAITYILKKGNIKEVAVAHFCHPNTIRYRMTKIRQSVAPLDNDYVFYERLSAAVKLYLLHSKIAD; from the coding sequence ATGAACGTAAAAAACTTTTTGCAATTACCTATTACAAAGGATTTTACAGTAGTTGCAGGTAGCAACGGTTTACATAAACCTGTCCAAAATGTTGAAATTCTAGATTTTGAATTTTCACCTGATATTGAAACTGTTCGAGAAACGATATTTACACCAAATAGTGTAATACTCAGCAGTTTATTATTTGCAAAACAACAACCCGATTATTTATTAAATGCTGTGAAAAGCCTTATTCAGTTAGAAGCTAGTGCATTAGCTTATAAGCCCGTTATTTATAATGATTTACCAGATGAGGTACTCGCTTTAGCAAACGCACATCATTTCCCGATATTGCGATTCGGTGGAGACGAATTTTTCGAAAAAATCATTTTAGAAACAATGGCATACGCAAAAACACAAGACTATGCTTTCTTTTTAGAAACAATTATGAAACGCCTTATTAATGAAGAAGTTACTGATGAACAAATTACATCTTTTTTACAACAATTGAACAAGCCGTTTGAAAAATATATGTTCGTAGCAAATCTTCAGATGAAGTCATTAACAAATGCCGAATGGATGCAACCATTTTTACAATTAGAGCTACTATTAAAATCAGGCGTAATTTGTAAATATAAAAATAGCATCTTCATTTTGGTGACAAATCAATCACAACATTTTCAATTCGAGAAATTTCTTAATGAATGGCTCACAATGTATGATTTATCAACAGACGAGCTGATTGTTGGTTATAGTCAAGTACATGTCACACAAACTGAGCTTCACCTTGCTGTGCGAGAAGCTTTCTTCGCCCGCATAATGGCTGAAATGGATATGACCCCTACTTGTCACTACAATCATCTTGGATCAGATATTTTACTTATTGAATTACATCGGAAAGACCCACATTTCGTTATGAACTATGTAAATGACTATCTAGGGCCATTACTAGATGAAAAAGCAGATGTAGATTTAATCAACACTGCAATCACTTATATCTTAAAAAAGGGTAATATTAAAGAAGTAGCAGTAGCACACTTTTGCCATCCAAATACTATACGATATCGCATGACAAAAATACGCCAATCAGTAGCACCGTTGGATAATGATTATGTATTTTATGAACGCTTATCTGCAGCCGTTAAATTGTACTTATTACATAGCAAAATAGCAGATTAA
- a CDS encoding DMT family transporter — MKQYIADGMLLTTAIVWGSGFVITAIALEYLTAYQVMAGRFLLASIILTVIFGYKLKKATKSVVWKGVLLGTILYIAFALQTVGLQYTTPSKNAFLTAVNVIVVPLIAYAVYKRRIDGYEIIGSIIAIVGIGCLSLQGSLTMNIGDALSLACAVAFAFDIFCTNLFVQKEDAIALTIIQFITASAIGILVVVSQGDIPASLEKEAIYSLIYLGIFSTTIAYLFQNVANQYTSATKAAIILSTESFFGMVLSVIFLHEVLTSRMVIGAVLILLAILIAEVKPAYPKKRIMNN; from the coding sequence ATGAAACAATACATAGCTGATGGCATGCTACTGACAACCGCTATCGTTTGGGGCAGTGGATTTGTTATAACGGCCATTGCACTAGAATATTTAACTGCTTATCAAGTAATGGCAGGTAGGTTTTTATTAGCTTCGATTATACTAACTGTAATATTTGGATATAAATTAAAAAAAGCAACAAAATCAGTTGTTTGGAAAGGTGTTTTACTAGGAACGATATTGTATATTGCCTTCGCACTCCAAACGGTTGGTTTACAATATACAACTCCTTCTAAAAATGCATTTTTAACCGCTGTCAATGTGATTGTCGTTCCGCTCATTGCCTATGCCGTTTATAAACGCCGTATTGATGGATACGAAATCATCGGCTCCATCATAGCTATTGTCGGAATCGGCTGTTTATCATTACAAGGTTCCTTAACGATGAATATAGGCGATGCTCTTTCTTTAGCTTGTGCTGTGGCCTTTGCTTTTGATATCTTTTGTACAAACCTTTTTGTTCAAAAAGAAGATGCAATAGCGCTAACAATTATTCAATTTATTACGGCCTCCGCTATCGGTATTTTGGTCGTTGTCAGTCAAGGTGATATTCCCGCTTCTCTTGAAAAAGAAGCTATTTATTCACTCATTTATTTAGGTATTTTTTCAACTACTATTGCTTACCTTTTTCAAAACGTGGCAAATCAATATACGTCTGCTACAAAGGCAGCCATTATCCTGTCAACAGAATCCTTTTTCGGAATGGTGTTATCGGTCATATTTTTACATGAAGTACTAACAAGCCGAATGGTTATAGGAGCAGTGTTAATTTTACTAGCTATTTTAATTGCTGAAGTGAAGCCCGCCTATCCAAAGAAACGGATAATGAATAACTGA
- a CDS encoding YitT family protein — translation MFFLKKGLVIIIGSICISLGINLFLTPYQILDGGVVGVALILYYLYKLKIGLMIIILSIPIFIIAWFKYRTYFYNSVHGLIGSSFIIDLLKPLRNLVQIDAIYSAILGGILVGFGIGLMLRFQTSTGGTDLVAQFLCDKTGINVGVLIFFIDSIVIVLGGLLLSSNTLILSIITVLVVGITTSMITSHAK, via the coding sequence ATGTTTTTTCTGAAGAAGGGCTTGGTCATCATAATAGGTAGTATCTGTATATCCTTAGGCATTAATCTATTCTTAACACCCTATCAAATACTAGATGGAGGCGTTGTAGGAGTAGCGCTCATTTTGTACTATTTGTATAAATTGAAAATCGGGCTAATGATTATTATTTTAAGCATTCCGATATTCATCATTGCTTGGTTTAAATACAGAACCTATTTTTACAATAGTGTGCATGGGTTAATTGGCTCGTCTTTTATCATTGACCTGTTGAAGCCTTTAAGAAATTTGGTTCAAATCGATGCCATTTATAGCGCGATATTAGGAGGGATTTTAGTTGGCTTTGGCATTGGTTTAATGCTTCGATTTCAGACAAGCACTGGTGGGACAGATCTTGTTGCACAGTTTTTATGTGATAAAACAGGCATAAATGTAGGGGTTCTTATTTTTTTTATTGATTCAATTGTTATTGTTTTAGGTGGGCTGCTTTTGTCTTCAAATACATTAATCCTTTCGATTATTACCGTATTAGTAGTCGGTATTACTACAAGTATGATAACCAGTCATGCAAAATAA
- a CDS encoding DUF6366 family protein, with product MSEKERENLKVKEQQKNPGGALNSAAAQAHTGAPSSGCLINIGSIVIIIVMILLVRACTN from the coding sequence ATGTCAGAAAAAGAACGAGAAAATTTAAAAGTAAAAGAACAGCAAAAAAATCCTGGTGGTGCTTTGAACAGTGCAGCGGCTCAAGCTCATACAGGTGCACCTAGCAGCGGTTGTTTAATTAATATTGGTTCGATTGTTATTATAATAGTTATGATTTTGTTGGTAAGAGCATGTACAAATTAA
- a CDS encoding iron-siderophore ABC transporter substrate-binding protein translates to MNSKRFYSLFTMLLIAVFSFALAGCADKESGTESTDSKGSTEKSDSEASDTQYPIVIKHAFGETVIEKKPERVATIAWANHDVALALDVVPVGFSAANYGVQDDSGMLPWTAEKLKELGETKPNVYQDTDGLDFEAISDSNPDVILAAYSGITQEDYDTLSQIAPVVAYPEIPWVISWRDQILYNAKGMGMEKEGKQLIADTEKLIATKASEKPELKGKKAAFAMFNATDLSKFYIYTPEDPRGEFLEELGMAYPQSIKDQITDKSSFYIELSAENADALKDAEIFITYGDDKTLAALQADPILGKVPAIQNGSVVVITDNTPLAAAGNPNPLSIQYTIDEYLTLISDVAKKLK, encoded by the coding sequence ATGAATTCAAAGCGTTTTTATTCATTATTTACAATGTTATTAATAGCTGTTTTTTCTTTTGCTTTAGCGGGATGCGCTGATAAAGAATCTGGCACTGAGTCTACAGATTCAAAAGGTTCAACGGAAAAGTCTGATTCAGAGGCTTCTGACACACAGTATCCAATCGTAATTAAGCATGCATTTGGAGAAACTGTGATCGAAAAGAAACCAGAGCGTGTTGCGACTATTGCATGGGCAAACCATGATGTTGCATTAGCGCTTGATGTTGTTCCAGTGGGCTTCTCAGCTGCAAACTATGGGGTACAAGATGATAGCGGTATGCTACCATGGACAGCTGAAAAGTTAAAAGAGTTAGGAGAAACAAAACCAAATGTATACCAAGATACCGATGGTTTAGATTTCGAGGCAATTTCTGACTCAAATCCAGATGTAATCTTAGCTGCTTATTCAGGAATTACACAAGAGGACTACGATACATTAAGTCAAATTGCGCCAGTTGTGGCATACCCAGAAATTCCATGGGTGATTTCATGGCGTGACCAAATCCTATACAATGCAAAAGGTATGGGTATGGAAAAAGAAGGTAAGCAATTAATTGCTGATACTGAAAAGCTAATTGCTACAAAGGCAAGTGAAAAACCAGAATTAAAAGGTAAAAAAGCTGCCTTTGCTATGTTTAATGCAACAGATCTATCTAAGTTTTATATTTATACACCAGAAGATCCTCGTGGGGAGTTTTTAGAGGAATTGGGTATGGCGTATCCACAAAGTATTAAAGATCAAATTACAGATAAATCTAGCTTCTATATCGAATTAAGTGCTGAAAATGCAGATGCTTTAAAGGATGCTGAAATTTTTATCACTTATGGTGACGATAAAACATTAGCTGCATTACAAGCTGATCCAATTTTAGGAAAAGTGCCAGCAATCCAAAATGGTTCAGTAGTAGTGATAACTGATAATACGCCATTAGCTGCAGCAGGTAACCCAAACCCTCTATCAATTCAATATACAATTGACGAGTACTTAACATTAATCTCTGATGTTGCGAAAAAGCTGAAATAA
- a CDS encoding FecCD family ABC transporter permease, whose protein sequence is MMNTSVSENKHVLMPRNFGKLIILLAILLCLSVIASLVFGSRMITWTQLLDGLFHSEVASHEANVVRQRIVRTIFCFLCGAALGVSGALMQSVTRNPIADPSILGVNTGASLFVVCGIAFFNISSANQYIWLAIVGAMITAIFVFTVGSIGSGGATPIKLVLAGAATSAILSSLVVAVMIPRTNVMDQFRFWQVGSVGSGSWDNIKLFIPFLLIGLCIAIFSAPALNALALGDEVATGLGVKTGTIRLLASFGGVLLCGVATALAGPIGFIGLLATHLIRLIIGPDVRYVIPLSALAGAIILTIADVCGRLLGSPSELEVGIVTAFIGAPLLIFITMKAKMRAL, encoded by the coding sequence ATGATGAATACATCCGTTTCAGAAAATAAGCATGTATTGATGCCACGTAACTTTGGCAAGCTTATCATTTTGCTTGCAATATTACTTTGCCTTAGTGTAATCGCATCGCTTGTATTTGGTTCTCGGATGATTACTTGGACTCAACTTCTGGATGGTTTATTCCATTCAGAAGTTGCTTCTCATGAAGCAAATGTTGTTCGGCAAAGAATTGTTCGAACTATTTTTTGTTTTTTGTGTGGTGCTGCTTTAGGTGTTTCAGGTGCCTTAATGCAGTCTGTAACGCGTAATCCTATTGCGGATCCAAGTATATTAGGAGTGAATACAGGGGCATCTTTATTTGTTGTTTGTGGGATTGCCTTTTTTAATATTAGTTCTGCAAATCAATATATTTGGCTGGCAATAGTGGGTGCAATGATTACCGCTATTTTTGTGTTTACTGTTGGTTCAATTGGTAGTGGAGGGGCAACACCGATAAAGCTCGTCTTAGCAGGAGCTGCGACGAGTGCCATATTATCATCACTAGTAGTGGCCGTTATGATTCCACGTACAAATGTTATGGATCAATTTAGATTTTGGCAAGTTGGCAGTGTAGGTTCAGGTAGCTGGGATAATATCAAACTGTTTATTCCGTTTTTACTAATTGGGCTTTGTATAGCTATCTTCTCTGCACCTGCATTAAATGCGCTAGCACTAGGAGATGAAGTGGCGACTGGCTTAGGTGTAAAAACTGGGACAATCCGACTTCTCGCTTCATTTGGTGGCGTTTTATTATGCGGTGTGGCAACAGCATTAGCTGGGCCAATCGGGTTTATCGGATTGTTGGCGACTCATTTAATTCGATTAATTATCGGTCCAGATGTGCGTTATGTTATTCCGCTTTCTGCATTAGCTGGGGCTATTATTTTAACGATTGCTGATGTGTGCGGAAGACTATTAGGGAGTCCAAGTGAGCTTGAAGTAGGTATTGTTACGGCCTTCATTGGAGCTCCTCTATTAATTTTTATTACAATGAAAGCGAAAATGCGTGCATTATGA
- a CDS encoding FecCD family ABC transporter permease, with protein sequence MMNETMNSIYSSRMKRKRRFLLMTCLLTVISIVLMSLMLMLGNTIYPVKDVVGVLLGEDVKGASFAVGTIRLPRMIVGLFSGFAFGVGGYVFQTMLRNPLANPNVIGITAGSSAAAVFCIIVLHASNAFVSIASVIGGLLTAIVIFLLSKSSSFSIGRLILIGIGIQAMLNAFISYLMVIGNTHDLPSAMRWLSGSLNGAKMENLYPLIITVCICTPIVIYFASRLEILELGEQAATSLGVDTNKTRLVLLLSSVLMIALATAAAGPIAFVAFLAGPIAKKIVGVGFSNIVPAGLVGVILVLAADLIGQFAFETRYPVGVITGIIGAPYLIYLLIRINRKGDL encoded by the coding sequence ATGATGAATGAAACAATGAATTCTATTTATAGCTCAAGAATGAAACGAAAACGTCGTTTCCTACTCATGACGTGCTTGCTAACAGTTATTTCTATTGTACTTATGAGTTTGATGCTCATGCTTGGCAATACAATTTATCCAGTAAAGGATGTTGTAGGCGTATTATTAGGTGAGGATGTCAAAGGTGCGTCCTTTGCTGTAGGTACAATCAGATTACCACGGATGATAGTTGGACTATTTTCAGGCTTTGCATTCGGTGTTGGTGGCTACGTTTTCCAAACGATGCTACGAAATCCATTGGCTAATCCTAACGTAATTGGGATTACTGCTGGATCTAGCGCTGCTGCTGTCTTTTGTATTATTGTCCTGCATGCAAGTAATGCATTCGTATCGATTGCATCTGTAATTGGCGGACTTTTAACTGCTATCGTTATTTTTTTATTGTCGAAAAGTAGCTCGTTCTCAATCGGTCGATTAATTTTAATCGGTATCGGTATTCAAGCGATGTTAAATGCTTTTATTTCCTACTTAATGGTCATTGGTAATACGCATGACCTCCCTTCAGCTATGCGTTGGTTAAGTGGCAGTTTGAATGGTGCAAAAATGGAGAACCTTTATCCATTAATCATAACAGTGTGTATTTGTACACCAATTGTTATTTATTTTGCTAGTAGATTAGAAATATTAGAGCTCGGTGAGCAAGCAGCGACATCACTTGGGGTTGATACGAACAAAACGAGATTGGTGCTCTTGCTTAGCTCGGTTTTAATGATTGCGTTGGCTACAGCAGCTGCCGGTCCGATTGCATTTGTTGCATTTTTAGCAGGTCCAATTGCTAAAAAAATTGTGGGCGTAGGCTTTTCAAATATCGTTCCTGCTGGCTTGGTTGGGGTTATTTTAGTATTAGCTGCAGATTTAATAGGTCAGTTCGCATTTGAGACCAGATATCCTGTTGGCGTAATTACAGGGATTATCGGTGCACCGTATTTAATTTATTTATTAATTCGTATCAATCGAAAAGGAGATTTATAA
- a CDS encoding ABC transporter ATP-binding protein: MKPTHTFRAEQITAGYENKTILQDVSVTIPSNKISIIIGANGCGKSTLLKTMARLIKPTSGQVTLDGQPIQKMPPKQLAKVLGLLPQSPIVPEGITVADLVGRGRFPHHSFLKGWSKKDYEAVAEAMEMMNITEFADRHIDELSGGQRQRVWIAMALAQQTDILFLDEPTTYLDITYQVEILDLLTDLNRKYGTTIVMVLHDINLSARYADYIFALHEGQLVAEGTPSDIITNGLIKDIFALECMVIEDPVSNSPSVVPIGRHHNQVDKIALKTMSS, encoded by the coding sequence ATGAAGCCAACACATACATTTCGAGCGGAACAAATTACTGCCGGTTACGAAAATAAAACGATTTTACAAGATGTGAGTGTAACGATTCCTAGCAATAAAATTAGTATTATTATTGGTGCGAACGGCTGCGGTAAATCTACGCTTTTAAAAACGATGGCGCGATTAATTAAGCCGACTTCCGGACAAGTGACGTTAGATGGGCAACCGATTCAAAAAATGCCTCCGAAGCAACTTGCTAAAGTGCTAGGCTTATTACCACAATCCCCTATCGTTCCAGAGGGAATTACAGTTGCGGATTTAGTTGGTAGAGGTAGATTTCCTCATCATAGCTTTTTAAAAGGTTGGTCAAAAAAAGATTATGAGGCTGTAGCAGAAGCAATGGAAATGATGAACATTACGGAATTTGCTGATCGCCATATTGATGAACTATCAGGTGGTCAAAGACAGCGTGTATGGATTGCAATGGCATTAGCGCAACAGACTGATATTTTATTTTTGGATGAGCCTACAACGTATTTAGACATTACGTACCAAGTAGAAATTTTAGATTTACTGACAGATTTAAATCGTAAGTATGGTACGACAATTGTCATGGTGTTACATGATATTAACTTATCAGCACGTTATGCAGACTATATTTTCGCTCTACATGAAGGGCAGCTAGTAGCAGAAGGTACACCATCTGACATTATTACAAATGGTTTAATTAAAGATATTTTCGCACTTGAATGTATGGTTATCGAAGATCCAGTTTCAAATTCACCATCCGTCGTGCCAATTGGACGACACCACAACCAGGTTGATAAGATAGCACTTAAAACAATGTCAAGCTAG